A region of Asticcacaulis excentricus DNA encodes the following proteins:
- a CDS encoding SPFH domain-containing protein, whose amino-acid sequence MNLNSLNTAPKLSGRWKVYAPLGAVALLALFGLASCGQTIQPGNVGVKIRTLGPNAGVDKTALPSGWHLNLIGERIVEFPAIQRTYTYTREQDERGPENEEINFSDNNALPMTADVQLVMRIDAGKAPELYKRYRLTFDQMFEGPIRNDVRSAIAAETELVSVEFLYRGGRQQVIQKALARVNRKWEPQGVNISQLDWIGTIRYPQVILDSIQAKTKADADAAAAQAQVAVAKAQADAKIEEARGQAEANRLIAQSIAASPGVVQLRAIEKWDGKLPQVTGSATPFIDLKKAD is encoded by the coding sequence ATGAATCTCAACAGTCTCAATACCGCTCCCAAGCTCTCTGGCCGCTGGAAGGTCTATGCGCCGCTGGGCGCCGTGGCGCTTCTGGCGCTGTTTGGTCTGGCCTCGTGTGGGCAGACGATCCAGCCCGGCAATGTTGGCGTGAAGATCCGCACGCTGGGCCCCAATGCCGGCGTGGACAAGACCGCTTTGCCGTCGGGCTGGCACCTCAACCTGATCGGCGAGCGTATCGTCGAATTCCCGGCCATCCAGCGCACCTATACCTATACGCGCGAACAGGATGAGCGCGGCCCGGAAAACGAGGAGATCAACTTCTCGGACAACAACGCCCTGCCCATGACGGCGGACGTGCAACTGGTCATGCGTATCGACGCGGGCAAGGCGCCTGAGCTTTACAAGCGCTACCGCCTGACCTTCGATCAGATGTTCGAAGGCCCGATCCGCAATGATGTGCGCTCCGCCATCGCGGCGGAAACCGAGCTGGTCAGCGTCGAGTTCCTGTATCGCGGTGGCCGTCAACAGGTGATCCAGAAGGCGCTGGCCCGCGTCAATCGCAAGTGGGAGCCGCAGGGCGTCAATATCAGTCAGCTCGACTGGATCGGCACCATCCGCTACCCGCAGGTGATCCTCGACTCGATTCAGGCCAAGACCAAGGCCGACGCCGACGCCGCAGCGGCTCAGGCGCAGGTCGCCGTGGCCAAGGCGCAGGCCGACGCGAAGATCGAAGAGGCCCGTGGTCAGGCCGAGGCCAACCGCCTGATCGCCCAGTCGATCGCCGCCAGCCCCGGCGTGGTGCAACTGCGCGCCATCGAAAAGTGGGACGGCAAACTGCCTCAGGTGACGGGCTCGGCCACGCCGTTCATCGACCTGAAAAAGGCGGATTAA